The Haloferax volcanii DS2 DNA segment CGACGTGTCGGTCTACGCGACCGCCTTCGAGGAAAACGACACGGTCTCCGTTCGGTACCGCGTCACCAACCACGGGAACGCACCCATCGACGACGTCGTCATCTCGGGCGTGTCGAACGAGTCGCTGCTGCCGACGACCTCGCTCCAGTCGGTCGATGCCGCGACTTCGAAGACGGTCGTCGTCGACGTGAACGAGCGCCCGTCGAGCACCGCAACGGTCGCGGCAACCTACGACATCGGCGAGACGACTGGTCAGGCGACGCAGTCGGTGCAGTTCGATTCGTCGGCAGCTTCGACAGGTACGAACGCGCTCACCGTGAACCTCGGCAGCGCAGACCCGTCGAACACGTCGACGTTCCTCCTGAGCGGCTTCTTCGGCGGGCTCGTGGTGACCGCGCTGTTGTTCACTGGCCGCCGGTGGGTCCGAGACGACTGAGAGCTGAGCACTGAGCCCGCACACTCCCGTCGGTCGGTCCCCGCTGTCCCTCCCGTCGCCGTGACGACCCTTCTTTCCGACATTCGACAGCAAGCGACCCGCGACTGTCACCTCGCGTAACGCACTCGCACGACGCCTCCCAGCGCCGCGTGTGCCGTCGAACTCAGCGGTAAATCCGATCAGCGAGGTGCTCTTGAATCTCGCTGTGCAGCAGTTCGCTATCGATTGACTCTGTCGTTGCTTGCCGAAACAGGACCCCATCGACGAATGTGATGATGTGCTCGCTCGTCCGCTCCGGATTCACCGGCTTGAACTCGCCTTGGTCGATTCCTGCTTCGATTGTTTCGGTGAGCCGCCGTTTGATGTCTTCCTCTGAGTCGGTGAAAATGGCTCGATAATCCGGATTCGAAATCGATTGCGTCCGTAGTTCGACGTACGTCTTTGCGAGCTGTGTCAGCTCCGTCTCCGACTCACACCCCACCGGCGGAATCGTGATAAACAGCGTCAAAAAGTGTTCGAGCTCGTCACGGGGTGTTGTCTCTTCCTGCCCGAATATCTGCTCAAGAAACCGCTCGTGAGCGACATCGAGGAACTCTGCCAGCAATGACTCCTTGTCGTCGTAGTAGTGGTAGATAACCGATTTGCTGATGCCGACCCGGTCAGCGATTTGCGAGATGGAGATTCCGTTGTATCCGGACTCGAGCAATATCTGGTGGGTCGCTTCGAGGATCGCCTGCTGTGTCTGATGGCGATCGGAGTCTGCTGAATCCGAGAAGTAGGTCATAAATTCCGTTATCGTCAGTACGAGGCTAACGAAGCTAGCGCCGATTCGAAGTTAAACGTGTCGTTAGCTGGGACAGCAGTCCGAGAAATCGCGCAACTCCGCGCGGTCGTGGGGCGACCCCCAGTGCTCGCCACCGCTCTGTGGCGTCGTCTCGCGACGTTTATCGACCCCCGTGCGTTCACGCGTCGCCCGAGTCACCTGCGTCCGCAACGGCTTGGAGCGCGGTCAACTGTGCGGTCGGGTTAATCCCGCCGAGGAGGACTAACACGCTGAGGGCGTCCGCATCCGGCCGGGGGTCGTCGCCGTTCCGAACCTCCAGGCTCCCCGTCTGCTCTTCGATCCAGCCTTGGTTCTGACTAATCGCGTCTCGGTTGAGCCATGCCGGTCGCCCGGTGATAACGAGCAGGCCGCGGGACGCAGAGCCGATATCGCAGGAGAGCGTCAGCTGTCCGCGGACGGCTTCCCGCGTCTGTGTCGTGATTCGGTTGAGCGAGTCGATCTGGTCGACGGACTCGGCGTCGTCACCCACGAGTCGCTTGAGACGCCCCACCACGCTCGTATCGCGCGGCGGGAGCGGGCGCTCGGAGTACCCCAGCGTTGCGAGTCCGCCGCCGCGAAGCGTGTTCATAATCTCCGAGGCGTCGACGACGCTCGCGCCGACGTCGTCGGCGGTCGTGACCTCGCCCGCTGCGAAGAGCGTGCCGAGACGGCGTGCGAGCTCCGCGTTGAGCGTGTCGTACGCCTCGTCGGAGATCGGTTCGTCTTCGTTTTTGACCCACGCCGCCGTGTCGAAGCCGAAGACGTGGTCGGTCTTCGACACGAGTTGGCGGAGCGACCGCAACGTGTTCGACGCGTGCTGTTGGTCCGTCGTCGCCGTCGAGAAGATGCCGACGCCGTACACCGGCTGGTCGTACACCTCCGAGAGCCGCTCGGCGAGCACCGCGGCGGTCGGGCCGCCGGTCCCGCCGCCGAGACCGGCACAGACGACGAAGGCGTCGCTCGCTGCAATCGGCGCGTCGTCGGTCGGTTCGAGGAGTTTTCGATGCTCGTCTGCGGCGGCGGCAGCGCCGCGCTCGGCGTCACCGTCGAAGCCCTGTCCGTTGGTTTCGGTCGCACCGAACAGCGCGCGTGCGTCTTCGGGAATCAGCTCTAAGGCGTCGAGGTCGGCCGCGGTCGTATCGCAGGCGGCCGCGCCGCTGATGAAATCCGGGTTGCGCTGTCGTTCGTACTCCAGCAGTTGTTCGACGACTCTCCCTCCTGCCTTCCCTGCTCCAAAGCAGAACACGTTCATGTTGTCTGCTCTGCGACGTACCGAGCGAAAAAAATCCCGGTCTCTCGCGGCTTCGCGCGACGCCCCGTTGGACTCCGGGACGTGCCGGCGGTTCGGCTTTCAGCGTGAGCGTCGTCGGGGTTACACCGCACCGCCGGCGCCGTCCGGGCCGCTCGCCGCGTCGGTCGACTCGGCGTCTTCGCCGTGGACGAGTCGCGCCCAGACGACGAGTGCCGGCGGTAAGACGACGAGCGAGGCCACGTACGAGTACAGAATCGAGACCCCGGTCAGGAGTCCGAACTGGCCGAGAATCGGCGTAATCGCGATGACGAGCACGCCGATTCCGGTCACCGTCGTCAGCATACTGCCGGTGAGCGCGCCACCGGTCCCGCGCACCGAATCGGTCAGCGCAGCGAAGACGTCCGTGCCCTCGTCGTACTCCTCGGCGAACCGGTGGACGAGGTGCGCCGAGTAGTCGATACCGAGGCCGATCCCGATCGACAGGATCGTTCCGGTCATCACGTTGAACGGGATATCGAGATAGCGCATCGTCGCGGCGATCCCGGCGACGGTCACCATGATCGGGACCAGATTCACAATCCCGAGCGAGGGCCGGCCTTCGAGCAGGGTATAGATGATGATGAGGAAGACCGCGGAGCCGCCGAGCGCGAGCACGAGGCTGATGAACGCCGACTGCGCGATGACGTCCGAGACGGCCTTCAGTATCACGACGTTGCCGGTGGCCGTCGCCTTGACGCGGTAGCGGTCGGCGACCGCGCGCGTGTCTTCGGTCACGTCGGCCTGACTGGCGTCGGATTCGACCGCGTACTCGACGCGTGCGGAGGTGTAATCGTCGGTGATGTAGTTGAGCGCCTGACCGCGCGCAGGCGAGTCAAGGAGCTCGTCGTAGATCTGCTTGAGGTTGTCGTCGGGGATGCCGTTCGCGTCGCGGTCGTTCCGAGCGACGAGCGCCGCGAACTCGGGGTCCCGCTCCGCGTAGCTCTGGATGACGGTGATGATACTCGTCTCCCGCGCGTGGCCGTCGTCGACGACGAAGCTGTCGGGGGGGCTGTCTCCCGCCCGCCAGATGGATTCTAAGGTACCACCGTCCGTAAGCGACCCCTCGACGTACACCGTCGTGACGTCTTCCTCGCCGGTCTGGAAGTTGTCTTCGAGGAAGTTCGTCGTCTCGGTCACGGTGTAGTCACGCGGTTGTAGCTGTTGGGGGAACAGTTCGAGATACTCCGGGTTGTCCTCCGGCGGGAGGAACGAATCCTGCGTGAAGCGACTGTCGACGCCCGACCCGTAGTACCCCATCCACACGGTACTCACGACCAGCAGGACGAGGAACGCCTTCGGGGCGAGGCGCGCGATGTGAATCCCGACCGGGAGAATCTTCCCGAGGACCGAGTCTTCCGCACCGAGTGGTTCGGACCCGAACTCGGGGAAGCCGACCCGCTCTCGGAGGCTGTCGAGATACACCTTCGCCGCCGGCAGGAAGATGCCGAAGATGAAGAAGGTAAACACGATGCCGACAGCCGCGACGATACCGAAGTCGCGGATGGGCCCGAGTTCGCTCGACGCGTTGGCCGCGAAGCCGATGACCGTCGTTCCCGTCACGATAGTGAACGCGACGAGAAGTTGGTCGGTCGCCGTCCGCATCGACTCGTGGATGCCGAAGCCCTCGGTCCGCTCTTCGCGGTAGCGATTGATGGCGTGAATCCCGAAGTCGATGCCGACCGCGAGGAGAAGCGGCGGAACCGCGATGAGCATCTGTGAGAACGCGATTCCGGCCAAGCCCATGAAGCCGAACGTCCAGAGGACGGCCATCGCCAGCGAGATGACCCCGATCAGGAGGTCGATTGGGTCGCGGTACGCGAACACCAAGAAAAACAGGATCAAGACGACCGCCGCCGGCACGACGAGTGCGAGCGAATCGCCGATGACCGAGGAGAACTCCTCGGAGAGGATTCCGCTGCCGAACACCCGGATATCCCCGCCGACGGAGCCGACGATGAACTCGGCGTGGCGTTGAATCTCCGTCAGCGGGCTGTCGCCGCCCGTCCCGGCCGAGTCGGACACCTCCGTCGTGAGCGAGTGCGTGACGATGCCGATCGTCGCGGACGCCGACGCGGAACGCGCGTTGAAGTCCTCGCTCAGACTCGACCGAACCGACGGGTTTTGTTCGACGGCGACTTGGACTGCGCGGTCGATTTCCGTCGGCGTCGCCTGTTCGACGGCGTCGATCTCTTCGTCGATGGTTGTCGCCGAGGGGTCTATGGCTCTGGCGACGGCGCGGGCGACGCTCGTCGTCTGTACGACAGATAGCTCGGGATTGGCCTGCAACCGCTGTTGAGCCTTGAGCATCCTGAGTAGCTCGGGCTTCGACAGGACGTTCGATCCCGATTGGATGAGCTGTGTCGTACCGGTGTCTTCCTCGAACGTCACCCGCTCGAAGTTGTCGTTGACCTCTTCGAACGCTTGGTACGCGGCGACATCTTCGGTAAACTGACTGGTTCCAGACGAGGTTCCAGACTGTCCGAGTCCGGCGGAAAACCCCGCCGAAAGCAGTAAGAAGACGAGGAGCACCGTCTTCGGCTGGTCGACTATCCAGCCGTCGACGACGTCGATGTAGTGCTGGTAATCGATCTGGAGGTCCATTAGTTACTCGTCCGTGTTGAAGCGCCGCCAGCCGAACACACCGAGCACGCCGATAACGATGACTGCACCGACGATTAGCCCGACCGGGAGGCCGCCGCCCTCTGACTCGATTACTTCGATGGGCGTGGTGTACGTCTGGGAGACTTCCGTGTCACCGTCCGGCATCTCGTACTGGAAGTCGAACGAGACCGGGTAGCGCTTCGGCAGCGCGTTGGCCCCGGCGCTCAGCGCAATCGTGAACTCTTCGGATTCTCCCGGCGGGAGTTCGCTGATGATTCCCTCGTCGTTGCCGCTACTGAGCGGGTCGCTGACGAACGCCTTCGCTTCGATGTTCGTGAGCGGCTCGTCGCCGTTGTTGGTGACCCGAACGCGGAGCGCTCTCTCACTGCCCGCTTCGATGGTGTTGTTGGCGACCTCGACGACGAAGCGGTCCCGATGCGGCGCGATTTCGGCGTTGGTCGTGAGACTGTCGCTGACCCGCGTGTTGCCGCGGCTGTTGCGGTACGCCACCGAGAGGTTGAGCTGTTGGACGTTCGCGTTCGCGGCGTCACTCACGCCGACCTCGTACGAGAAGTCGGCGCTGTCGCCGGGTTCGAGGTCCGGCAGCGCGTACTCGGACGTCTCGACGTTGATGTTCGGGTTGTTCGAACTGAACCGGAGCACCGGGTCGTCGACGCGTTTCGGCCCGTTGTTGATGACCGTCCCCGAGACCGTTCCGTCCGCGCCGACACGGAGGTTCGTAGAGACGTTTTCGAGGGCGAAGCTCTGTTCTTCAGCGGCGGTGACGCCGATGTTCAGCGTTCGCGACGTTCGAGCGATGCCGTCCGTATCGGTGTAGTCGACGTCGAGATTAACGGTGTAGCCGCGAACCGTTGCGTCCTCGGCGAGCGATACCGTGTAGTTGACCGTCCGACGTTCGCCGACGGCCCAGCGGCCGACCTGCGCGGTCGAACTCGCCGAGCCCGTCCCGAACGTGAGTTCGTCGCTCCGCGAGGTCGCCGTGACGCTCGCTTCGGTCGCGGCGCGGGTGCCGGTGTTTTCGATCGTCACGGAGAGGTCGCCGGTGTTCCCGACCTGCGCCGTCGACGACGTCTCGACGACTTCGAACCGTGGCTGGTCGCGCACGCGAACCGTCACGTAGTGGGTTCTCGTCCGCGTGTTGTCCGTGTACTCGGCCCCCGACGGGTCGTAATCGACGAGTCGGGTGTACGTGTACGACACCTCGACCGGGATTCGATACGTCCCGGGGGTCGCGTTCTCGGAGACCGTGATATCTATCGGCGAGAGGTCGACGGTCCCCATCGGGACGTTTCCAGCGCCGATTGTGCCGGTGTTAATCTCGACCGGGGCGTCCCCCGGGCGTGCCTCGACCGTGACGCCACGGGCCGTTGTCACGCGACTCTCGTATCGTTCCGGACCCGATTGGTCGATCTCACCGTTGTTTTGGAGCGTGAGCCTGAGCTGGGACTGCGTTCCGGGCTCGAACTCACTCGTCGACGTGAAGACGTCGATGTCGGGAGAGCCGTACACTTGCCCCGAACTCGCGGTCTGGGCGACGACTGGAGCGACCATCGAGGTAGTCAGCAGGGAGACGAGACAGAGAGCGAGTAGCGTAGAACGAACTGTGTTCCTGTACATCAGTACGTTTCAGACGTGTGATGGAGGGAAGTGATTTGACAAGACGCTCTGAGTAAAACCTGTGTATACATCTCTACTAACAGTAGAGACACACAACTAATATCTTTTGTGGACACCGGTCGGTGAATCAACAAGAAGCCCCTCGTTTGACGGGGTCAATCACGTCAAACGAGCGGTTATCGGGGACCCGTACTGACCGATGACGGAATCCAAACGAAAAACTAGATTCTCAACTGACCTGTGGGCCGCCTGCAGGCGTTTGAGGATGGTGACTGTGACAGAAAGTACTTACTGCCGGACCAGATAGTCAGGGGTATGTGTCCACGGACCCGCTCGATACGAACATTATCTGTTATTTTCTTGTTGATTCTCGGCCTCATGGTGATTCCCGGCGGTGCAATCGCGGTGTCTGCGTCGGAATCGACAGACGAGTCGGTGCGGTTCGCGGACGCCCAACGGATCGAACAGCAAGGCGACTTCGTAAAGCGCACGCTCGTCCTCAACAACACCGACGAAGCCAGACTCCAGATCGCATCTGCGGAAGGTGACTTCTCGGCGACCGTCTCGGCGACCGACGGCTCCGGCGACGGCGCTGTCACCGTGGTGTTCGACACGCGAAACGCAAACGACCCCGACGCCGCCTTCCGCACGGCGGACGCAAACGACACTATCTCGGTCCTCACTCGGCCGAGCGCGACCGCCCCGGAGACGCTCCCGACCGGACGGTACAACGTCATCGCCTCCGCCGGCCAGACCCGGATTGCGGACCGTCTCTGGATTGAGCCCCCATCGGTCCGGGGGAGCGCGGCGTGTTCGGTACCGGCCACTCAGCAACCCGATACCATCGACTGTACCGATAGATCACGCGAGGGTGGGTCCCCCGTCGTTGCCGTCGGCGACGACGCGGTCGTGCAGTACCGTGTGAGTGGGCTCGAAAGCTCCGTTCAACGCCCCGCTCCCGGCACGCGGTCGGTGTTCGCGCGTAACGCGTCCACAGGCGCGCACACGACACACGTTGTACAGTGGTCGCCACAGGCGGACGTTCGGACGAGTCAAACGCTCCGAGTCAACTACCGAGAGGGGAGGTCGCCGTCCCTGCACAGCTCGCGGTTAATCGACCACATCGGGATTGATACGGATGCCGACGGTGAGATCGACCGGTCGCTCAGAACCGCAGTCAACCGGTATCAGGTCACGTCCACCGGCGGGCTCACAGTCGCGTTCGACGAACCGATATCAGTCGCAGACAACGAGACGCTGCTGTTCGAATACCACGTCGTCAACCCCCGTACGGAAGGTGTGACCGACGCCTCGGTGTCGTTCGGAGGCGAGACCGTCCACAGTAGTCTCGAATACGCACCGAGTGGTCTCGGTAACGTGGGCCCCGGTGTCGACCTCCGGGTTGAGAGCTCCGAGATGGATCTCATCTCCCCACAGACGGTGTTCGATGTCGCATACGACGCGGAGACCGACACGCTCAACGTCGTCGCCGACTCCACGCGCTTGGAAACCGGGACGTACAACGTGACAGCCGTCATCGACACCGACATCCACGCCGACGGCGACCGGGTCGTACTGACCGAGGCGTTCACGGTCGCCGAACCGTCGGTGGACAACCTCTCGGCCACCATGGCCGGCACGAAGCTCAACGTCTCGGCGCAGACCAACCTCGCTCCACAGACCAAGATGGACATCGACCTCACGATGTCACAGGAGGGCACCACGTATTTCTCACGGTGTCTGACGACGGTCGGTCAGAACGGTGTCGTCGCCTGTGACTTCACACCGCCAAGAACTGGGACCGCGAACGTCTCGATTAGCTACAACGACACGGTCGTCGCGGGACCGAAAGAGATCGAGATCGAATCGAACGTGACCACTCGCGGGTAACGCCTACTTCCGGGCACTACCGGCCACTCGCGACTGAAGTCGTGACTTGCCCGCAGACTCTCGGTCTGACTCGTCTCGGCGGTCGTGGTCTCCGTTCTTGCGTCTCGTCGACCTGTCGAGGATGAGGCGGCTCTCGCCGTGGCCGTTCTTGTCGTGTCGTTGTCGGTGGTCTGAGGTCGATACCCCGCTGGAGCCCGTTTTTCGGTCGCCTTTCTCCGAGAGTTGACGGGCATCGTTCGCCTAACTTCACCTGTTACGTGCGCGCGAGGGATTGCGTCCCGAACGCCAAGTGGGAGACGGGAACGGGGACAGCGACCAAACATGCAATAGAAACAGAAAGCATTTACCAAGGCCGCTTATATCGTTCTACCGTACCCCTGCCCATCCCCCGCTAGTAGGGATCCGCGTTATAGCGAACTGCGCGGAAAATACTGGCGCTACAAGTACACTATGACAAAGCTCAAAGATCAAACGCGTGCGATACTTCTCGCCACGCTGATGGTAACTTCCGTCTTTGCGGGAGCCATCGCGTTCACGGGAAGTGCCGCCGCGGAGCGTGGAAACCTCGACGCTGACAGCGAATCGTTCAACAAGACAATCCAATCCGGCGACCGCGTCTTCCTCGGTGAGGAGATTAGCACCGACGCCGGCCTCGGTGCTTCGAATCCGCTTCTGACGGGTACCGCGGGCAACTCGGAAGGTGTCTCTCTCGACCTTTCCTCGCCCATCCCGCAGACTACGGAGAACCAGCCGCTTGGCACGTACGACGTTGACGGCTCTGGCTCCGCCACGACCCCCAACGTCACGCTGCTGGCGCCGCGCATCACTGACAGCGAAATCCTGACGTCCTCCGGTGGCGACGTCACCGGCTCCGCTATCAGCTCCAGCGACGCTGGTAACCTCTACGTCAACGCTGACTACAACTACGAGTCGGCCGAGAAGGTCGAAGTGACCGTCGAAGACCCGAGCGGAACGGACATCACCAACGAGGTCCTGAGCGGCACGGACACCTTCGTTGACGACGGCTCGATTGGCAGCACCTCGTCGACCGGCGGTGGCGTCGGCATCGACATGTCCGATCAGGACGCTGGCGAGTACACGATCATCCTCGAAGGCGCTGAAGACCTCGACTTCGGTGACGCTACTGAAACGATGACCCTCACGATCTCGTCGCAGGACGAGATCGGCATCGAACTCGACAGCGAATCCGTGACGCAGGGTACTGACGTTCAGTACACCGTCACGAACGGCATCGACGGCAACGAGCACGTTGTCGCTATGGACCTCTCCGACCTCCAGAACGACGCCACGACGGAACAGGCCAAGGAGGTCTTCCGTAACATCGGCGACACCTCGGAAGTCGGCATCGCGAACAGCAGCGCTACGAACACGAGCGGCTCCTCCACGGGCCCGACCGTTGAGACCGCTGACATCGCGTACGCAGTCGTCGAAATCGACGGTGCGAGCGCCGTTGGCGGGATTGAAACGCAGTACCTCGACGACAGCGAAGTTGACCTCGAAGTCTACGACGCTGGCGTGAGCGCGACTGCAGCAGTCGGCCAGGACGCGACGAACGACATCACGCTCACCATCGAAGAAGGCGGTACGACGCTTTCGAGCCCGACCGGTCAGTACGTCGTTGGCTCGGAAGTCGACATTAACGGGACGGCTACCAGCTCCGACAGCGTCGCAATCTACGTCCGCGACGATGGCGACTGGCAGCTCCTCGAAATCGGTGGCGACAACGAAATCAGTGTCGACTCCGACGACACGTTCGAAGAGGAAGACATCGCGCTCTCGGGGCTCTCCGGCGACGGTAGCAGTATCCTGTCGCTGACGGGTACCTACCGCATCGGTGTCATCGACGCGTCGGACGCTGACGTTGGCGGCGACGGTTCCGTCGACGACTCGCTTACGACGTCCGAATTCACCAGCGGTGTGAGCAGCAGTAACTCGATTCGTGTGACCGACCAGGCCCTTACGGGTCAGTTCACCACGATCAACGGTCAGGTCGCTCCTGTCGAGACCGGCACGGTTGACATCAACGGTACCGCCTCCGGTGCCAACTCCGTCCTCGTCATCTTCGTCGACGAGCGCGGTAACGTC contains these protein-coding regions:
- a CDS encoding TetR/AcrR family transcriptional regulator; this encodes MTYFSDSADSDRHQTQQAILEATHQILLESGYNGISISQIADRVGISKSVIYHYYDDKESLLAEFLDVAHERFLEQIFGQEETTPRDELEHFLTLFITIPPVGCESETELTQLAKTYVELRTQSISNPDYRAIFTDSEEDIKRRLTETIEAGIDQGEFKPVNPERTSEHIITFVDGVLFRQATTESIDSELLHSEIQEHLADRIYR
- the cetZ6 gene encoding tubulin-like protein CetZ6, encoding MNVFCFGAGKAGGRVVEQLLEYERQRNPDFISGAAACDTTAADLDALELIPEDARALFGATETNGQGFDGDAERGAAAAADEHRKLLEPTDDAPIAASDAFVVCAGLGGGTGGPTAAVLAERLSEVYDQPVYGVGIFSTATTDQQHASNTLRSLRQLVSKTDHVFGFDTAAWVKNEDEPISDEAYDTLNAELARRLGTLFAAGEVTTADDVGASVVDASEIMNTLRGGGLATLGYSERPLPPRDTSVVGRLKRLVGDDAESVDQIDSLNRITTQTREAVRGQLTLSCDIGSASRGLLVITGRPAWLNRDAISQNQGWIEEQTGSLEVRNGDDPRPDADALSVLVLLGGINPTAQLTALQAVADAGDSGDA
- a CDS encoding efflux RND transporter permease subunit, coding for MDLQIDYQHYIDVVDGWIVDQPKTVLLVFLLLSAGFSAGLGQSGTSSGTSQFTEDVAAYQAFEEVNDNFERVTFEEDTGTTQLIQSGSNVLSKPELLRMLKAQQRLQANPELSVVQTTSVARAVARAIDPSATTIDEEIDAVEQATPTEIDRAVQVAVEQNPSVRSSLSEDFNARSASASATIGIVTHSLTTEVSDSAGTGGDSPLTEIQRHAEFIVGSVGGDIRVFGSGILSEEFSSVIGDSLALVVPAAVVLILFFLVFAYRDPIDLLIGVISLAMAVLWTFGFMGLAGIAFSQMLIAVPPLLLAVGIDFGIHAINRYREERTEGFGIHESMRTATDQLLVAFTIVTGTTVIGFAANASSELGPIRDFGIVAAVGIVFTFFIFGIFLPAAKVYLDSLRERVGFPEFGSEPLGAEDSVLGKILPVGIHIARLAPKAFLVLLVVSTVWMGYYGSGVDSRFTQDSFLPPEDNPEYLELFPQQLQPRDYTVTETTNFLEDNFQTGEEDVTTVYVEGSLTDGGTLESIWRAGDSPPDSFVVDDGHARETSIITVIQSYAERDPEFAALVARNDRDANGIPDDNLKQIYDELLDSPARGQALNYITDDYTSARVEYAVESDASQADVTEDTRAVADRYRVKATATGNVVILKAVSDVIAQSAFISLVLALGGSAVFLIIIYTLLEGRPSLGIVNLVPIMVTVAGIAATMRYLDIPFNVMTGTILSIGIGLGIDYSAHLVHRFAEEYDEGTDVFAALTDSVRGTGGALTGSMLTTVTGIGVLVIAITPILGQFGLLTGVSILYSYVASLVVLPPALVVWARLVHGEDAESTDAASGPDGAGGAV
- a CDS encoding COG1361 S-layer family protein, with protein sequence MVAPVVAQTASSGQVYGSPDIDVFTSTSEFEPGTQSQLRLTLQNNGEIDQSGPERYESRVTTARGVTVEARPGDAPVEINTGTIGAGNVPMGTVDLSPIDITVSENATPGTYRIPVEVSYTYTRLVDYDPSGAEYTDNTRTRTHYVTVRVRDQPRFEVVETSSTAQVGNTGDLSVTIENTGTRAATEASVTATSRSDELTFGTGSASSTAQVGRWAVGERRTVNYTVSLAEDATVRGYTVNLDVDYTDTDGIARTSRTLNIGVTAAEEQSFALENVSTNLRVGADGTVSGTVINNGPKRVDDPVLRFSSNNPNINVETSEYALPDLEPGDSADFSYEVGVSDAANANVQQLNLSVAYRNSRGNTRVSDSLTTNAEIAPHRDRFVVEVANNTIEAGSERALRVRVTNNGDEPLTNIEAKAFVSDPLSSGNDEGIISELPPGESEEFTIALSAGANALPKRYPVSFDFQYEMPDGDTEVSQTYTTPIEVIESEGGGLPVGLIVGAVIVIGVLGVFGWRRFNTDE
- a CDS encoding DUF7827 domain-containing protein, whose amino-acid sequence is MLILGLMVIPGGAIAVSASESTDESVRFADAQRIEQQGDFVKRTLVLNNTDEARLQIASAEGDFSATVSATDGSGDGAVTVVFDTRNANDPDAAFRTADANDTISVLTRPSATAPETLPTGRYNVIASAGQTRIADRLWIEPPSVRGSAACSVPATQQPDTIDCTDRSREGGSPVVAVGDDAVVQYRVSGLESSVQRPAPGTRSVFARNASTGAHTTHVVQWSPQADVRTSQTLRVNYREGRSPSLHSSRLIDHIGIDTDADGEIDRSLRTAVNRYQVTSTGGLTVAFDEPISVADNETLLFEYHVVNPRTEGVTDASVSFGGETVHSSLEYAPSGLGNVGPGVDLRVESSEMDLISPQTVFDVAYDAETDTLNVVADSTRLETGTYNVTAVIDTDIHADGDRVVLTEAFTVAEPSVDNLSATMAGTKLNVSAQTNLAPQTKMDIDLTMSQEGTTYFSRCLTTVGQNGVVACDFTPPRTGTANVSISYNDTVVAGPKEIEIESNVTTRG
- the csg gene encoding HVO_2072 family ArtA-dependent S-layer glycoprotein codes for the protein MTKLKDQTRAILLATLMVTSVFAGAIAFTGSAAAERGNLDADSESFNKTIQSGDRVFLGEEISTDAGLGASNPLLTGTAGNSEGVSLDLSSPIPQTTENQPLGTYDVDGSGSATTPNVTLLAPRITDSEILTSSGGDVTGSAISSSDAGNLYVNADYNYESAEKVEVTVEDPSGTDITNEVLSGTDTFVDDGSIGSTSSTGGGVGIDMSDQDAGEYTIILEGAEDLDFGDATETMTLTISSQDEIGIELDSESVTQGTDVQYTVTNGIDGNEHVVAMDLSDLQNDATTEQAKEVFRNIGDTSEVGIANSSATNTSGSSTGPTVETADIAYAVVEIDGASAVGGIETQYLDDSEVDLEVYDAGVSATAAVGQDATNDITLTIEEGGTTLSSPTGQYVVGSEVDINGTATSSDSVAIYVRDDGDWQLLEIGGDNEISVDSDDTFEEEDIALSGLSGDGSSILSLTGTYRIGVIDASDADVGGDGSVDDSLTTSEFTSGVSSSNSIRVTDQALTGQFTTINGQVAPVETGTVDINGTASGANSVLVIFVDERGNVNYQEVSVDSDGTYDEDDITVGLTQGRVTAHILSVGRDSAIGDGSLPSGPSNGATLNDLTGYLDTLDQNNNNGEQINELIASETVDETASDDLIVTETFRLAESSTSIDSIYPDAAEAAGINPVATGETMVIAGSTNLKPDDNTISIEVTNEDGTSVALEDTDEWNNDGQWMVEIDTTDFETGTFTVEADDGDNTDTVNVEVVSEREDTTTSSDNATDTTTTTDGPTETTTTAEPTETTEEPTEETTTSSNTPGFGIAVALVALVGAALLALRREN